A genomic window from Peromyscus maniculatus bairdii isolate BWxNUB_F1_BW_parent chromosome 1, HU_Pman_BW_mat_3.1, whole genome shotgun sequence includes:
- the Pprc1 gene encoding peroxisome proliferator-activated receptor gamma coactivator-related protein 1 isoform X3, giving the protein MAARRGRRDRAAPPPTGGPGPDPGGGVRGGGWASWSQAPHGTVGAVSAAEQVHEEGDDSSFVNLSRLGSSLRDKDLEMEELILQDETLLETMQNYMDASLISLIEDFGSLGENRLSLEDQNEMSLLTALTEILDNADSENLSPFDSIPDSELLVSPRESSSLHKLLTLSRTPPERDLITPIDPGTGGSRVEMSLADSPWDFSPPPFLETSSPRLPSWRPSRPRPRWGQSPPPQQRSDGEEEEEVASFSGQMLAGELDTSVNSVDFPMHLACPEEEDKPTAAKVAVAAPGDESISSLSELVRAMHPYCLPNLTHLASLEGELPEQADDLTLPEGCVVLEIVGQAATAGDDLEIPVVVRQIPSGSQSVLLDESVGTSPALQLLMPTMEAGTEAVPKVDPCPDQEEVSLNSACLLEPKEIMESLSPKEPQNPPTNAIQASQRVPRKGRKKKSKEQPAACLEGYTRRLRSSSRGQSTVTTEVNSQAGNLQKQPQEEVQREAEAPQSRGKPRAWARAWAAALEKTGSEDLQRSTGQDSSAEEDALDLCPKLLDTSRANPILSLNDSAQADPMPVDSVEADATAFGHAVAESVPVDQASAGTELLGPLPVGPVLTDPVQADRARIGPAVAIPTSDNVSPAGAIPADTVVADPVPNDLTPVDPVVVKSRPTDPRRAAIAAAQGSRLSLESSNQPRAVTPDGKGVLGPPKVEGSTSATTQEARPRPLSLSEYRQRRQQRQKEAEGRSSQPPAGKWPSLPETPTELADIPCLVPPAPAKKTAPQRSPVALAETCFVSVGTSPASPSPEPSASKPMASAHSEQVPSHEVPLAVRPPPPALQSVSPAGPIPSAMPPPLPFPPGIPPLLPLPSGGHGVPSVPPPPLQPPGLAVSVRQMPPDPYAHSAPVPPWPWYPSVSSPGYPCLPPQPTVPMVSGTPGTYAVPPTCNVPWVPPPAPVSPYSSSCAYGPVGWGPGPQQPPQPPLWSTVSPPLSSASAGRAVPPSKVESSSNPAGPPEDKLPVPVTPSLSSGPASPIAPSIEPPKLEPQPVPVSPQPKHKESTLAQSPQAKAPPCLAAECEALGESASERLKPEAQETSTKEKPPSAAVKAVPIPRQSTVPKMPAVHPARLRKLSFLPTPRSQGSEDVVQAFISEIGIEASDLSSLLEQFEKSEAKKECPLPAPADSLAVGNSGIDTPPEKRPLDRLQAPELANVAGLTPPATPPHQLWKPLAAVSLLARAKSPKSTAQEGTLKPEGVTEAKHPAAACLQEGVHGPSPVHVGSGDHDYCVRSRTPPRKMPALVIPEVGSRWNVKRHQDITIKPVLSLGPAAPLLPCTTSQEPLDHRTRNEQAEPPAPCLAPSSLLSPEASPCRNDMNTRTPSEPPGKQQSMRCYRKACRSVSPPGRGWQGRRGRSSRSVSSGSNRTSEASSSSSVSSSSRSRSRSLSPPHKRWRRSSCSSSGRSRRCSSSSSSSSSSSSSSSSSRSRSPSVSPHRRSDRRRRYSSYRSNDHYQRQRVLQKERAIEERRVVFIGKIPSRMTRSELKQRFSVFGEIEECTIHFRVQGDNYGFVTYRYAEEAFAAIESGHKLRQADEQPFDLCFGGRRQFCKRSYSDLDSNREDFDPAPVKSKFDSLDFDTLLKQAQKNLRR; this is encoded by the exons ATGGCGGCGCGCCGGGGACGGAGAGACCGAGCCGCGCCGCCTCCGACTGGGGGCCCAGGTCCCGACCCTGGCGGTGGAGTTCGCGGCGGCGGTTGGGCGAGTTGGAGCCAAGCGCCGCATGGGACCGTGGGCGCCGTGAGCGCTGCGGAGCAG GTCCATGAGGAGGGGGATGACTCTAGCTTTGTCAATCTTTCTCGACTGGGCTCCTCTCTGAGGGATAAAGACCTGGAAATGGAGGAGCTGATACTGCAGGATGAGACACTACTGGAGACCATGCAGAACTACATGGATGcttccctcatctccctcatTGAGGATTTTGGGAGTCTTGGAGAG AACAGGCTATCTCTGGAGGACCAGAACGAAATGTCGCTGCTCACAGCTCTGACAGAGATCCTGGACAACGCAGATTCTGAAAACCTGTCCCCATTTGACAGCATTCCTGATTCAGAGCTGCTTGTGTCTCCTCGGGAGAGCTCCTCT CTCCACAAGCTACTCACTCTCTCTCGGACACCCCCAGAACGTGACCTCATCACCCCAATTGATCCTGGCACAGGCGGTAGCAGG GTTGAGATGTCCCTTGCAGATTCTCCTTGGGActtctctccacctcctttctTGGAAACTTCTTCCCCGAGGCTGCCTAGTTGGAGACCCTCAAGACCAAGACCTCGATGGGGtcagtcccctcccccccagcagcGCAgtgatggagaagaggaggaggaggtcgcCAGCTTCAGTGGTCAGATGCTTGCTGGAGAACTGGACACCTCTGTGAACAGCGTGGACTTCCCCATGCACCTGGCATGCCCAGAGGAGGAAGACAAGCCAACAGCAGCAAAGGTGGCAGTGGCAGCACCTGGCGATGAGAGCATCTCCTCATTGAGTGAGCTGGTACGCGCCATGCATCCATACTGCTTGCCCAACCTCACCCACTTGGCGTCACTTGAGGGTGAGCTTCCGGAACAGGCGGACGATTTGACACTGCCGGAGGGTTGCGTAGTGCTGGAGATAGTGGGCCAGGCCGCCACAGCTGGTGATGACCTGGAGATCCCAGTTGTGGTGCGGCAGATTCCTTCTGGATCCCAGTCTGTACTCTTGGATGAGTCTGTAGGGACCAGTCCTGCCTTGCAGCTACTCATGCCCACCATGGAGGCTGGGACGGAAGCTGTGCCTAAGGTTGACCCTTGCCCTGATCAAGAAGAAGTATCATTGAACTCTGCCTGCTTATTGGAGCCCAAGGAAATCATGGAGTCATTGTCGCCCAAGGAGCCTCAGAACCCACCCACTAATGCAATTCAGGCTTCTCAGAGAGTTCCCAGaaagggcaggaagaagaaaagcaaggaacAGCCAGCAGCCTGTTTGGAAGGCTATACCAGGAGGCTGAGATCATCTTCTCGTGGACAGTCTACTGTGACTACAGAGGTGAACTCTCAGGCAGGCAACTTACAGAAACAGCCTCAGGAAGAAGTTCAGAGAGAGGCTGAGGCTCCTCAGAGCAGGGGGAAGCCACGGGCGTGGGCTCGGGCGTGGGCAGCTGCCTTGGAGAAGACTGGGTCTGAGGACTTACAAAGAAGTACAGGCCAGGATAGTTCTGCTGAAGAAGATGCTCTGGACCTCTGCCCTAAGCTGCTCGACACTAGTCGAGCCAACCCCATTCTCTCACTGAATGACTCTGCTCAAGCCGACCCCATGCCAGTTGACTCTGTTGAAGCTGATGCCACTGCATTTGGCCATGCTGTAGCTGAGTCTGTACCTGTTGACCAGGCTTCGGCTGGTACAGAGCTGCTCGGTCCTCTCCCAGTAGGCCCAGTGCTGACTGACCCAGTCCAGGCTGACAGGGCAAGAATTGGACCTGCCGTGGCCATTCCCACTTCAGATAACGTGTCTCCAGCTGGTGCTATCCCAGCTGACACAGTGGTAGCCGACCCCGTTCCAAATGACCTGACTCCAGTAGATCCTGTGGTAGTTAAGTCCAGACCAACTGACCCTAGACGTGCTGCAATAGCAGCAGCTCAGGGGAGTCGTCTTTCCCTGGAGTCCTCTAACCAGCCCAGGGCCGTCACCCCTGACGGCAAGGGTGTTCTAGGTCCTCCGAAGGTGGAAGGTAGCACCAGTGCTACAACCCAAGAAGCCAGACCTCGGCCTCTCAGCCTGTCTGAGTACCGGCAACGAAGGCAGCAACGGCAAAAAGAAGCAGAAGGCAGGAGTTCTCAGCCCCCCGCTGGCAAGTGGCCTAGTCTCCCAGAGACCCCCACAGAACTGGCAGATATCCCCTGTCTCGTTCCACCAGCCCCAGCCAAGAAGACCGctccacagagaagccctgtagCTCTAGcagagacttgttttgtgtctgtggGTACCAGCCCTGCTTCCCCTAGTCCCGAGCCGTCTGCCAGCAAACCTATGGCTTCAGCTCACTCTGAACAGGTGCCGTCTCATGAGGTGCCACTTGCAGTTAGACCGCCCCCTCCCGCCTTGCAGTCTGTGTCTCCTGCTGGGCCCATCCCTTCCGCAATGCCccctcctctgcctttccctccaGGCAtacctcctctgcttcctcttccttcaggTGGCCACGGAGTCCCCAGTGTGCCCCCACCTCCCTTGCAGCCACCCGGCCTTGCAGTGTCCGTGAGACAAATGCCACCTGACCCCTATGCCCACTCTGCCCCTGTGCCACCCTGGCCTTGGTATCCTTCTGTGTCCTCTCCCGGCTACCCTTGTCTGCCCCCACAACCAACGGTGCCCATGGTGTCTGGCACTCCTGGCACCTATGCTGTACCCCCAACTTGCAATGTGCCTTGGGTACCCCCTCCTGCACCAGTTTCACCTTACAGCTCCAGCTGTGCCTATGGGCCTGTGGGGTGGGGCCCAGGGCCGCAGCAGCCTCCGCAGCCTCCGCTCTGGTCTACTGTCTCCCCACCTTTGTCTTCAGCCTCAGCTGGAAGAGCTGTTCCCCCATCCAAGGTAGAATCCAGTAGTAATCCAGCTGGTCCTCCTGAAGATAAGCTTCCTGTGCCAGTGACTCCTTCCCTAAGCTCTGGGCCGGCCAGCCCCATAGCTCCATCGATAGAGCCCCCAAAGCTAGAGCCTCAGCCAGTGCCTGTGTCTCCCCAGCCAAAACACAAAGAGTCTACCTTGGCACAAAGTCCCCAGGCCAAGgctccaccatgtctggctgccgAGTGTGAAGCTCTTGGGGAGTCTGCATCAGAGAGGCTAAAGCCTGAGGCTCAGGAGACCTCAACAAAGGAGAAGCCCCCCTCTGCAGCTGTCAAGGCTGTTCCCATACCAAGGCAGAGCACTGTCCCGAAGATGCCTGCTGTCCATCCAGCCCGTCTAAGGAAGCTGTCCTTCCTGCCCACCCCGCGTTCTCAGGGCTCTGAGGATGTGGTCCAGGCATTCATCAGTGAGATTG GAATCGAAGCATCGGACCTGTCCAGTCTGTTGGAGCAGTTTGAGAAATCAGAAG CCAAAAAGGAGTGTCCTCTCCCGGCTCCTGCTGACAGCTTGGCTGTAGGAAACTCAGG CATTGACACTCCCCCGGAGAAGAGACCCCTAGACCGGTTACAAGCCCCAGAACTGGCCAACGTGGCAG gGCTCACCCCTCCAGCTACCCCTCCCCACCAGTTATGGAAGCCCCTGGCTGCTGTCTCACTGTTGGCCAGAGCCAAATCTCCTAAATCTACCGCCCAGGAGGGAACCCTGAAGCCTGAAGGAGTTACAGAGGCCAAACATCCAGCTGCAGCCTGCCTCCAAGAAGGGGTCCATGGTCCTAGTCCTgtccatgtgggctctggggaccaTGACTATTGTGTCCGAAGCAGGACACCCCCCAGAAAGATGCCTGCCCTAGTCATTCCAGAGGTGGGCTCCCGATGGAATGTCAAGCGCCATCAGGATATCACCATCAAACCTGTCTTGTCACTGGGCCCAGCCGCTCCCCTACTTCCATGCACGACTTCCCAGGAACCACTTGATCACAGGACTAGAAATGAGCAGGCAGAGCCTCCAGCGCCCTGCCTTGCCCCGTCCTCCCTGCTGTCTCCTGAGGCCTCACCCTGCCGGAATGACATGAACACTAGGACTCCCTCTGAGCCCCCAGGCAAGCAGCAGTCAATGCGCTGTTACCGAAAAGCCTGCAGATCAGTCAGCCCCCCAGGTCGGGGCTGGCAGGGCCGCCGTGGCCGCAGCAGCCGGTCTGTCAGCTCTGGGTCCAACCGGACCAGCGAAGCATCCTCCTCTTCATCGGTGTCTTCCTCATCCCGATCCCGGTCCAggtccctctcccccccccacaagAGGTGGCGAAG GTCCAGCTGCAGTTCCTCTGGGCGCTCCAGAAGGTGTTCATCCtcttcatcatcttcctcctcttcctcatcctcatcctccagttccagaagccgttctccctctgtctcccctcacAGAAGAAGTGATCGAAGACGGCG GTACAGCTCTTACCGTTCAAATGACCATTACCAAAGGCAGAGGGTGCTGCAGAAGGAGCGCGCCATA GAGGAGAGAAGGGTAGTCTTCATTGGGAAAATACCTAGCCGCATGACTCGGtcagagctgaagcagaggttCTCTGTTTTTGGAGAGATTGAGGAGTGCACCATTCATTTTCGTGTTCAAGG CGACAACTATGGTTTCGTCACTTACCGTTATGCTGAAGAGGCCTTCGCAGCTATCGAGAGTGGCCACAAGTTGCGGCAGGCAGATGAACAGCCCTTTGACCTTTGCTTTGGGGGCCGCAGGCAGTTCTGCAAGAGGAGCTACTCTGACCTTG ACTCCAATCGGGAAGACTTTGATCCTGCCCCGGTGAAGAGCAAATTTGATTCTCTTGACTTTGATACATTGTTGAAACAGGCCCAGAAGAACCTGAGGAGGTAA
- the Pprc1 gene encoding peroxisome proliferator-activated receptor gamma coactivator-related protein 1 isoform X10 produces MAARRGRRDRAAPPPTGGPGPDPGGGVRGGGWASWSQAPHGTVGAVSAAEQVHEEGDDSSFVNLSRLGSSLRDKDLEMEELILQDETLLETMQNYMDASLISLIEDFGSLGENRLSLEDQNEMSLLTALTEILDNADSENLSPFDSIPDSELLVSPRESSSLHKLLTLSRTPPERDLITPIDPGTGGSRVEMSLADSPWDFSPPPFLETSSPRLPSWRPSRPRPRWGQSPPPQQRSDGEEEEEVASFSGQMLAGELDTSVNSVDFPMHLACPEEEDKPTAAKVAVAAPGDESISSLSELVRAMHPYCLPNLTHLASLEGELPEQADDLTLPEGCVVLEIVGQAATAGDDLEIPVVVRQIPSGSQSVLLDESVGTSPALQLLMPTMEAGTEAVPKVDPCPDQEEVSLNSACLLEPKEIMESLSPKEPQNPPTNAIQASQRVPRKGRKKKSKEQPAACLEGYTRRLRSSSRGQSTVTTEVNSQAGNLQKQPQEEVQREAEAPQSRGKPRAWARAWAAALEKTGSEDLQRSTGQDSSAEEDALDLCPKLLDTSRANPILSLNDSAQADPMPVDSVEADATAFGHAVAESVPVDQASAGTELLGPLPVGPVLTDPVQADRARIGPAVAIPTSDNVSPAGAIPADTVVADPVPNDLTPVDPVVVKSRPTDPRRAAIAAAQGSRLSLESSNQPRAVTPDGKGVLGPPKVEGSTSATTQEARPRPLSLSEYRQRRQQRQKEAEGRSSQPPAGKWPSLPETPTELADIPCLVPPAPAKKTAPQRSPVALAETCFVSVGTSPASPSPEPSASKPMASAHSEQVPSHEVPLAVRPPPPALQSVSPAGPIPSAMPPPLPFPPGIPPLLPLPSGGHGVPSVPPPPLQPPGLAVSVRQMPPDPYAHSAPVPPWPWYPSVSSPGYPCLPPQPTVPMVSGTPGTYAVPPTCNVPWVPPPAPVSPYSSSCAYGPVGWGPGPQQPPQPPLWSTVSPPLSSASAGRAVPPSKVESSSNPAGPPEDKLPVPVTPSLSSGPASPIAPSIEPPKLEPQPVPVSPQPKHKESTLAQSPQAKAPPCLAAECEALGESASERLKPEAQETSTKEKPPSAAVKAVPIPRQSTVPKMPAVHPARLRKLSFLPTPRSQGSEDVVQAFISEIGIEASDLSSLLEQFEKSEAKKECPLPAPADSLAVGNSGSSCSSSGRSRRCSSSSSSSSSSSSSSSSSRSRSPSVSPHRRSDRRRRYSSYRSNDHYQRQRVLQKERAIEERRVVFIGKIPSRMTRSELKQRFSVFGEIEECTIHFRVQGDNYGFVTYRYAEEAFAAIESGHKLRQADEQPFDLCFGGRRQFCKRSYSDLDSNREDFDPAPVKSKFDSLDFDTLLKQAQKNLRR; encoded by the exons ATGGCGGCGCGCCGGGGACGGAGAGACCGAGCCGCGCCGCCTCCGACTGGGGGCCCAGGTCCCGACCCTGGCGGTGGAGTTCGCGGCGGCGGTTGGGCGAGTTGGAGCCAAGCGCCGCATGGGACCGTGGGCGCCGTGAGCGCTGCGGAGCAG GTCCATGAGGAGGGGGATGACTCTAGCTTTGTCAATCTTTCTCGACTGGGCTCCTCTCTGAGGGATAAAGACCTGGAAATGGAGGAGCTGATACTGCAGGATGAGACACTACTGGAGACCATGCAGAACTACATGGATGcttccctcatctccctcatTGAGGATTTTGGGAGTCTTGGAGAG AACAGGCTATCTCTGGAGGACCAGAACGAAATGTCGCTGCTCACAGCTCTGACAGAGATCCTGGACAACGCAGATTCTGAAAACCTGTCCCCATTTGACAGCATTCCTGATTCAGAGCTGCTTGTGTCTCCTCGGGAGAGCTCCTCT CTCCACAAGCTACTCACTCTCTCTCGGACACCCCCAGAACGTGACCTCATCACCCCAATTGATCCTGGCACAGGCGGTAGCAGG GTTGAGATGTCCCTTGCAGATTCTCCTTGGGActtctctccacctcctttctTGGAAACTTCTTCCCCGAGGCTGCCTAGTTGGAGACCCTCAAGACCAAGACCTCGATGGGGtcagtcccctcccccccagcagcGCAgtgatggagaagaggaggaggaggtcgcCAGCTTCAGTGGTCAGATGCTTGCTGGAGAACTGGACACCTCTGTGAACAGCGTGGACTTCCCCATGCACCTGGCATGCCCAGAGGAGGAAGACAAGCCAACAGCAGCAAAGGTGGCAGTGGCAGCACCTGGCGATGAGAGCATCTCCTCATTGAGTGAGCTGGTACGCGCCATGCATCCATACTGCTTGCCCAACCTCACCCACTTGGCGTCACTTGAGGGTGAGCTTCCGGAACAGGCGGACGATTTGACACTGCCGGAGGGTTGCGTAGTGCTGGAGATAGTGGGCCAGGCCGCCACAGCTGGTGATGACCTGGAGATCCCAGTTGTGGTGCGGCAGATTCCTTCTGGATCCCAGTCTGTACTCTTGGATGAGTCTGTAGGGACCAGTCCTGCCTTGCAGCTACTCATGCCCACCATGGAGGCTGGGACGGAAGCTGTGCCTAAGGTTGACCCTTGCCCTGATCAAGAAGAAGTATCATTGAACTCTGCCTGCTTATTGGAGCCCAAGGAAATCATGGAGTCATTGTCGCCCAAGGAGCCTCAGAACCCACCCACTAATGCAATTCAGGCTTCTCAGAGAGTTCCCAGaaagggcaggaagaagaaaagcaaggaacAGCCAGCAGCCTGTTTGGAAGGCTATACCAGGAGGCTGAGATCATCTTCTCGTGGACAGTCTACTGTGACTACAGAGGTGAACTCTCAGGCAGGCAACTTACAGAAACAGCCTCAGGAAGAAGTTCAGAGAGAGGCTGAGGCTCCTCAGAGCAGGGGGAAGCCACGGGCGTGGGCTCGGGCGTGGGCAGCTGCCTTGGAGAAGACTGGGTCTGAGGACTTACAAAGAAGTACAGGCCAGGATAGTTCTGCTGAAGAAGATGCTCTGGACCTCTGCCCTAAGCTGCTCGACACTAGTCGAGCCAACCCCATTCTCTCACTGAATGACTCTGCTCAAGCCGACCCCATGCCAGTTGACTCTGTTGAAGCTGATGCCACTGCATTTGGCCATGCTGTAGCTGAGTCTGTACCTGTTGACCAGGCTTCGGCTGGTACAGAGCTGCTCGGTCCTCTCCCAGTAGGCCCAGTGCTGACTGACCCAGTCCAGGCTGACAGGGCAAGAATTGGACCTGCCGTGGCCATTCCCACTTCAGATAACGTGTCTCCAGCTGGTGCTATCCCAGCTGACACAGTGGTAGCCGACCCCGTTCCAAATGACCTGACTCCAGTAGATCCTGTGGTAGTTAAGTCCAGACCAACTGACCCTAGACGTGCTGCAATAGCAGCAGCTCAGGGGAGTCGTCTTTCCCTGGAGTCCTCTAACCAGCCCAGGGCCGTCACCCCTGACGGCAAGGGTGTTCTAGGTCCTCCGAAGGTGGAAGGTAGCACCAGTGCTACAACCCAAGAAGCCAGACCTCGGCCTCTCAGCCTGTCTGAGTACCGGCAACGAAGGCAGCAACGGCAAAAAGAAGCAGAAGGCAGGAGTTCTCAGCCCCCCGCTGGCAAGTGGCCTAGTCTCCCAGAGACCCCCACAGAACTGGCAGATATCCCCTGTCTCGTTCCACCAGCCCCAGCCAAGAAGACCGctccacagagaagccctgtagCTCTAGcagagacttgttttgtgtctgtggGTACCAGCCCTGCTTCCCCTAGTCCCGAGCCGTCTGCCAGCAAACCTATGGCTTCAGCTCACTCTGAACAGGTGCCGTCTCATGAGGTGCCACTTGCAGTTAGACCGCCCCCTCCCGCCTTGCAGTCTGTGTCTCCTGCTGGGCCCATCCCTTCCGCAATGCCccctcctctgcctttccctccaGGCAtacctcctctgcttcctcttccttcaggTGGCCACGGAGTCCCCAGTGTGCCCCCACCTCCCTTGCAGCCACCCGGCCTTGCAGTGTCCGTGAGACAAATGCCACCTGACCCCTATGCCCACTCTGCCCCTGTGCCACCCTGGCCTTGGTATCCTTCTGTGTCCTCTCCCGGCTACCCTTGTCTGCCCCCACAACCAACGGTGCCCATGGTGTCTGGCACTCCTGGCACCTATGCTGTACCCCCAACTTGCAATGTGCCTTGGGTACCCCCTCCTGCACCAGTTTCACCTTACAGCTCCAGCTGTGCCTATGGGCCTGTGGGGTGGGGCCCAGGGCCGCAGCAGCCTCCGCAGCCTCCGCTCTGGTCTACTGTCTCCCCACCTTTGTCTTCAGCCTCAGCTGGAAGAGCTGTTCCCCCATCCAAGGTAGAATCCAGTAGTAATCCAGCTGGTCCTCCTGAAGATAAGCTTCCTGTGCCAGTGACTCCTTCCCTAAGCTCTGGGCCGGCCAGCCCCATAGCTCCATCGATAGAGCCCCCAAAGCTAGAGCCTCAGCCAGTGCCTGTGTCTCCCCAGCCAAAACACAAAGAGTCTACCTTGGCACAAAGTCCCCAGGCCAAGgctccaccatgtctggctgccgAGTGTGAAGCTCTTGGGGAGTCTGCATCAGAGAGGCTAAAGCCTGAGGCTCAGGAGACCTCAACAAAGGAGAAGCCCCCCTCTGCAGCTGTCAAGGCTGTTCCCATACCAAGGCAGAGCACTGTCCCGAAGATGCCTGCTGTCCATCCAGCCCGTCTAAGGAAGCTGTCCTTCCTGCCCACCCCGCGTTCTCAGGGCTCTGAGGATGTGGTCCAGGCATTCATCAGTGAGATTG GAATCGAAGCATCGGACCTGTCCAGTCTGTTGGAGCAGTTTGAGAAATCAGAAG CCAAAAAGGAGTGTCCTCTCCCGGCTCCTGCTGACAGCTTGGCTGTAGGAAACTCAGG GTCCAGCTGCAGTTCCTCTGGGCGCTCCAGAAGGTGTTCATCCtcttcatcatcttcctcctcttcctcatcctcatcctccagttccagaagccgttctccctctgtctcccctcacAGAAGAAGTGATCGAAGACGGCG GTACAGCTCTTACCGTTCAAATGACCATTACCAAAGGCAGAGGGTGCTGCAGAAGGAGCGCGCCATA GAGGAGAGAAGGGTAGTCTTCATTGGGAAAATACCTAGCCGCATGACTCGGtcagagctgaagcagaggttCTCTGTTTTTGGAGAGATTGAGGAGTGCACCATTCATTTTCGTGTTCAAGG CGACAACTATGGTTTCGTCACTTACCGTTATGCTGAAGAGGCCTTCGCAGCTATCGAGAGTGGCCACAAGTTGCGGCAGGCAGATGAACAGCCCTTTGACCTTTGCTTTGGGGGCCGCAGGCAGTTCTGCAAGAGGAGCTACTCTGACCTTG ACTCCAATCGGGAAGACTTTGATCCTGCCCCGGTGAAGAGCAAATTTGATTCTCTTGACTTTGATACATTGTTGAAACAGGCCCAGAAGAACCTGAGGAGGTAA